In one Rugosibacter aromaticivorans genomic region, the following are encoded:
- a CDS encoding prepilin-type N-terminal cleavage/methylation domain-containing protein: MRSKQSGFTLVEIAIVLVIIGLLLGGVLKGQELINSAKVKNFATDFRNVPLYIYGYQDKFKALPGDDGGADAHIGGDCATTTCQVPAGTSGLNNGTLTGNWWDGHDGTPAPTSETFMFWRQVRIANLAAGPANTTDPLYIPRNADGGLMGIQSASPAYITGMTGSYVFCSSGILGKFAKQLDVNLDDGQPFTGSVRVAKGKPTANGQTASCVKNADGTTPAGCSDVITDADSYTVCQAF; this comes from the coding sequence ATGCGTAGCAAACAATCCGGCTTTACCCTGGTCGAAATCGCCATCGTGCTGGTCATCATCGGCCTGCTACTCGGCGGCGTGCTCAAGGGGCAGGAACTGATCAACAGCGCAAAAGTGAAAAATTTCGCCACAGATTTTAGAAATGTGCCCCTTTACATTTATGGCTACCAGGACAAATTCAAGGCGTTGCCGGGAGATGATGGCGGTGCCGATGCTCACATTGGCGGAGACTGCGCCACAACAACCTGCCAGGTGCCCGCTGGTACCTCCGGTTTGAATAATGGGACTCTCACCGGCAACTGGTGGGATGGCCACGACGGTACTCCCGCCCCCACATCGGAAACTTTCATGTTTTGGCGGCAGGTTCGCATAGCCAATCTCGCAGCAGGACCTGCCAACACAACTGATCCCCTTTATATTCCTAGAAACGCGGATGGCGGATTGATGGGTATCCAGTCCGCCAGTCCGGCCTACATCACGGGGATGACCGGCAGTTACGTTTTTTGCTCTTCGGGAATCCTCGGAAAATTTGCCAAGCAACTGGACGTTAATCTCGATGATGGACAGCCATTTACCGGATCGGTTCGGGTAGCCAAGGGTAAGCCTACGGCAAATGGACAAACAGCGTCTTGCGTCAAGAATGCCGATGGAACAACGCCTGCCGGATGTTCGGATGTAATCACTGATGCCGACTCGTACACTGTTTGCCAGGCCTTCTGA
- the lptA gene encoding lipopolysaccharide transport periplasmic protein LptA has translation MSGSPAAQAEKADRDKPTNIEADTVTVDDKKKIQIFEGNVQLTKGTLIFRADRIVVTQDENGFQRSVSTGTNALPRFRQKREGRDEYIEGEAERIEYDAKTEKTDFYNRAWVKSGMDEVRGQFISYDGKTENYVVTSGPNGTRAKPGSSERVRAVIQPRNTTPSPSTTPAPPQPARSGGLSLKEATTLSPPRKETSE, from the coding sequence ATGAGCGGGTCTCCTGCCGCCCAGGCTGAAAAAGCAGATCGCGACAAACCCACCAATATCGAGGCGGATACTGTCACCGTCGATGACAAGAAAAAAATACAGATTTTTGAAGGCAATGTGCAATTGACCAAAGGCACCTTAATTTTTCGTGCCGATCGCATTGTAGTAACGCAAGACGAAAACGGCTTTCAGCGTAGCGTCTCTACCGGTACAAACGCGCTACCCCGCTTTCGTCAAAAACGCGAAGGACGCGATGAGTACATTGAGGGTGAGGCCGAGCGAATTGAGTACGATGCGAAAACCGAAAAAACGGATTTTTACAACCGTGCCTGGGTCAAAAGCGGGATGGATGAAGTGCGCGGTCAGTTCATCTCCTACGACGGGAAAACAGAAAACTACGTTGTTACCAGTGGACCAAACGGCACCCGCGCCAAGCCTGGCAGCAGCGAGCGTGTTCGCGCAGTCATCCAGCCGCGCAACACCACACCCTCGCCATCTACGACTCCGGCACCACCTCAACCAGCACGATCAGGCGGCCTTTCTTTAAAAGAGGCCACAACACTTAGCCCCCCGCGTAAGGAGACTTCAGAATGA
- a CDS encoding bifunctional diguanylate cyclase/phosphodiesterase, with the protein MTAQLGLDAIMKNAPIGILFTRQSLLVQANEQCAAIFGYTVEELVGRKAVMLYPSEVDYELLGKQAGRLLAAGELFQTDYEMQRKDGRRVWCRLRGRALNPQRVVDGTLWTIEDISEERLINQSLENRTHELTAIFESQAMGVAIIRESRIVRSNQRWEDIRSMVAAFSIDQSKELFFPDDETYERLQQFAWTKFQLGQIFSTEQKYLHDDGRPPLWLRMVGTAFDATHPEAGAVWMLEDITDRRLAEETLRDAHDVLESRVLERTRELESVVIQLQQEISERIRAERNVWEIAHHDSLTGLPNRVLLHDRLEQVLASGQRNRHQAAVMFLDLDRFKKINDTLGHAIGDELLKHVAQRLTGIVRAVDTVSRIGGDEFVILLHEISSVGDALLVAEKILAVLEPVIMIEGHALQATPSIGISIYPDDASDAVLLMKNADAAMYHAKDAGRNTFRLYSSKMDEQASRFFAIEQRLQQAIKVGQMVLHYQPLIDWSSHTVCGMEALVRWNDPVHGVIMPSDFIPIAEETGLIVPLGEWVLVEALRQNCLWQEAGRPAMPISINLSPRQFRQPRLADTVRRILLETGQPASFLELEITESSLMHDAVETIAILDELAALGVRITVDDFGTGYSSLSYLKRFQVHKLKIDQSFVRDVTADRDDVAIVTAVVGLAKSMGLDTIAEGVERLDQLNVLIGLGCHKFQGYFFSCPLPAQAADSIFGPAMPKGMQQQIFF; encoded by the coding sequence ATGACTGCGCAGCTGGGGCTGGATGCAATCATGAAAAATGCGCCCATAGGCATCTTGTTTACCCGGCAGAGTCTACTGGTGCAAGCCAACGAGCAATGTGCGGCGATTTTTGGTTACACGGTTGAAGAGCTCGTCGGGCGGAAGGCTGTGATGTTATACCCAAGTGAAGTTGATTATGAGTTGTTGGGCAAGCAGGCCGGCAGGCTGCTTGCGGCGGGTGAATTATTTCAGACAGACTATGAAATGCAGCGCAAAGATGGTCGCCGTGTGTGGTGTCGTTTACGCGGGCGGGCGCTTAATCCGCAACGCGTGGTCGATGGCACACTGTGGACCATCGAAGATATTAGTGAAGAACGTCTGATTAATCAGTCTCTGGAGAATCGAACACATGAGCTGACGGCGATTTTTGAATCGCAAGCCATGGGTGTCGCCATTATTCGGGAAAGCCGGATTGTCCGAAGTAATCAGCGCTGGGAAGATATTCGGAGCATGGTTGCTGCGTTCTCTATTGATCAGTCGAAGGAACTATTTTTTCCTGACGATGAGACGTATGAACGTCTCCAGCAATTCGCATGGACGAAGTTCCAACTAGGGCAAATTTTTAGTACGGAGCAAAAGTACCTGCATGACGACGGGCGCCCACCATTATGGTTGCGTATGGTGGGAACAGCTTTTGATGCCACTCATCCTGAGGCTGGGGCAGTATGGATGCTCGAAGACATTACTGATCGTCGATTGGCAGAAGAAACCCTGCGAGATGCCCATGACGTGCTTGAAAGTCGCGTTCTGGAGCGCACTAGAGAACTTGAATCCGTTGTGATTCAGCTGCAACAGGAAATATCAGAGCGCATACGCGCTGAACGGAATGTGTGGGAAATTGCGCATCATGATAGCTTGACCGGATTGCCCAATCGGGTGCTGCTCCATGATCGTCTGGAACAAGTACTTGCCAGTGGGCAGCGCAATCGTCATCAAGCGGCTGTGATGTTTCTTGATCTGGATCGCTTCAAGAAAATCAACGATACTTTAGGACACGCGATTGGTGACGAGTTGCTTAAACATGTGGCTCAACGGTTGACCGGTATAGTGCGTGCTGTCGATACCGTGTCGCGTATTGGCGGCGATGAATTTGTCATTCTCTTGCATGAAATTTCTTCTGTTGGCGATGCGTTGCTGGTGGCTGAAAAGATTTTGGCGGTTCTGGAGCCCGTGATCATGATCGAGGGACATGCGTTGCAGGCTACGCCGTCGATAGGCATCAGTATTTATCCGGATGATGCAAGCGACGCTGTATTGTTAATGAAAAATGCCGATGCGGCGATGTATCACGCCAAAGATGCGGGGCGTAATACCTTTCGTCTGTATTCATCCAAAATGGACGAACAGGCTTCACGGTTTTTCGCGATCGAACAGCGTTTGCAACAAGCGATTAAAGTGGGGCAAATGGTGTTGCATTATCAACCGCTAATAGACTGGAGCAGCCATACTGTTTGTGGCATGGAGGCATTAGTTCGATGGAACGATCCTGTTCATGGGGTCATCATGCCCAGCGACTTTATCCCGATAGCCGAGGAGACGGGGTTGATCGTGCCTTTGGGTGAATGGGTTCTGGTAGAAGCATTGCGTCAAAATTGCCTGTGGCAAGAGGCCGGCAGACCTGCGATGCCGATCTCTATAAACTTGTCGCCGCGACAGTTCCGCCAGCCGAGGCTGGCTGATACCGTACGCCGAATCCTTTTGGAAACCGGCCAGCCAGCAAGCTTTCTTGAATTGGAAATTACAGAATCCAGCTTGATGCATGATGCCGTCGAAACGATCGCGATACTTGATGAACTGGCGGCGCTCGGGGTGAGAATCACCGTTGATGATTTTGGTACGGGCTATTCAAGTTTGAGCTATCTCAAACGTTTTCAGGTGCACAAGCTCAAAATCGATCAGAGTTTTGTACGCGACGTGACAGCTGATAGGGATGATGTGGCCATCGTCACGGCAGTTGTCGGCTTGGCGAAAAGTATGGGGCTGGACACTATTGCCGAAGGCGTTGAACGGCTGGATCAGCTCAATGTACTTATCGGTCTGGGTTGTCACAAATTTCAGGGATATTTCTTTTCGTGTCCCTTGCCAGCGCAAGCAGCGGATAGTATCTTCGGCCCGGCTATGCCGAAGGGTATGCAGCAGCAAATTTTCTTTTAA
- a CDS encoding enoyl-CoA hydratase, which produces MNYENIIVATHGKVGLITLHRPEVLNALNDGLIDDLGAALRLFEADENIGCIVVTGSEKAFAAGADIAAMVNWDYMEVYKTNFITRNWDCIAQCRKPVIAAVAGFALGGGCELAMTCDMIYAADTAKFGQPEVKLGILPGAGGTQRLPRAVGKAKAMDLCLSARLMDAEEAERCGLVARIIPAAKLLEETLAAAATIANFSLPMLMMIKESVNRAWESSLHEGLLFERRTIHAAFAMDDRKEGMAAFLQKRKPVFKNR; this is translated from the coding sequence ATGAACTACGAAAACATTATCGTCGCAACTCATGGCAAAGTCGGGCTTATTACCCTGCACCGTCCCGAAGTGCTCAATGCCCTGAATGATGGACTGATTGATGACCTGGGTGCTGCTTTGCGTCTCTTTGAAGCCGATGAAAACATCGGCTGCATTGTGGTCACCGGCTCAGAAAAAGCCTTTGCCGCCGGTGCTGATATTGCCGCGATGGTGAATTGGGACTACATGGAGGTCTATAAAACCAATTTCATCACCCGCAATTGGGACTGCATTGCCCAATGCCGGAAACCCGTCATTGCTGCAGTCGCTGGCTTCGCGTTGGGCGGCGGGTGCGAGCTCGCCATGACCTGCGATATGATTTATGCGGCCGACACCGCTAAATTTGGCCAACCTGAAGTAAAACTCGGCATTCTCCCTGGTGCGGGGGGTACACAACGCCTGCCACGCGCCGTAGGTAAAGCCAAAGCCATGGATCTCTGCCTTAGTGCGCGCCTCATGGACGCTGAAGAAGCGGAACGCTGCGGCCTCGTTGCGCGCATTATTCCCGCTGCCAAACTGCTGGAAGAAACGCTAGCCGCCGCCGCGACCATCGCTAATTTTTCATTGCCCATGCTGATGATGATCAAAGAGAGCGTCAACCGTGCCTGGGAATCCAGCCTGCATGAGGGTTTGCTGTTCGAACGCCGCACTATTCATGCCGCCTTTGCCATGGATGACCGCAAAGAAGGGATGGCTGCCTTTCTGCAAAAACGAAAGCCAGTTTTTAAAAACCGGTAA
- a CDS encoding KdsC family phosphatase: MNTPQDKAANIALMGFDVDGVLTNGTLYFTSAGDEMKAFSSLDGHGLRLLQRVGIEVVIISGRRSRALELRAQNLGIESLHMDIDDKRGVMKKLIEQRGLDFTRAGYMGDDVVDLPVLRACGFSATVADAHAEVISRVDYVASKGGGKGAVREVCDLILRAQGHWDSLMADYLA; this comes from the coding sequence ATGAATACTCCCCAAGACAAAGCCGCCAACATTGCCCTCATGGGGTTCGATGTCGACGGCGTGCTCACTAATGGCACGCTATATTTCACCTCGGCAGGCGATGAAATGAAAGCCTTCTCCAGCCTTGATGGCCACGGCCTTCGACTGCTCCAGCGCGTCGGTATCGAGGTGGTCATTATTAGTGGCCGCCGCTCTCGCGCACTCGAACTTCGAGCCCAAAACCTTGGCATCGAATCGCTGCATATGGACATTGATGATAAACGCGGCGTGATGAAAAAACTCATCGAGCAACGTGGGCTCGACTTTACGCGCGCGGGGTACATGGGCGACGATGTGGTTGATCTGCCTGTCCTTCGTGCTTGCGGCTTTTCAGCCACCGTGGCGGATGCTCATGCTGAAGTCATTAGTCGCGTTGACTACGTTGCCAGTAAAGGTGGGGGCAAAGGCGCGGTTCGTGAGGTCTGTGATTTGATTCTCCGTGCGCAAGGCCATTGGGATTCGCTCATGGCTGACTATCTGGCATGA
- a CDS encoding phasin family protein, producing MNKLPAQFAEANKAGVEALLTIANTVFASAERLAALNLNTARAMLEDSVANTKALLSAKDVQELASMQATLAQPSLEKAVAYSRSIYEIATQTQGELAKVSEAQMAEMKSAMANALDQSLKNAPAGSEVAVAAVKSAIAAANSAYDNMTKAAKQVTEMAEANVAAATTATIHAVGSGSSAAKSKRSA from the coding sequence ATGAACAAATTACCTGCTCAATTTGCCGAAGCCAACAAAGCCGGCGTCGAAGCACTGCTGACCATTGCCAATACCGTTTTTGCCAGCGCTGAGCGCTTGGCTGCACTTAACCTGAACACCGCCCGTGCAATGCTTGAAGACAGCGTTGCTAACACCAAGGCGTTGCTTTCTGCAAAAGATGTTCAAGAGCTGGCCAGCATGCAGGCAACATTGGCCCAGCCTTCACTCGAAAAAGCCGTTGCATACTCACGCAGCATTTATGAAATCGCTACGCAAACCCAAGGCGAATTGGCCAAGGTTTCTGAGGCACAAATGGCTGAAATGAAATCTGCTATGGCCAACGCCCTGGATCAATCGCTCAAGAATGCGCCAGCAGGTTCTGAGGTTGCTGTGGCTGCTGTGAAATCGGCCATCGCTGCGGCTAATTCGGCGTATGACAATATGACCAAGGCTGCCAAACAAGTAACCGAAATGGCTGAAGCCAACGTCGCTGCTGCGACAACGGCAACCATCCATGCAGTAGGTTCCGGCAGCTCAGCTGCAAAAAGCAAAAGATCGGCTTAA
- the lptC gene encoding LPS export ABC transporter periplasmic protein LptC — translation MKDRSSMIVPLVLMMLLVGITYWISHIMEGEATSRPLRHDPDYIISHFKVRRFDVNGMLQHTLIAEKMTHYPDDDTTLVISPHLINHRHPQTEIFAQQALVSKDSKEVDFINDVRVVRQGIDTQALPTIMETRLLKIFPDDEAGYTLTPVIITQGKSIINGSRLELDNKSGISVLHGRVTGTLYRNQATSP, via the coding sequence ATGAAAGATCGCTCTTCGATGATCGTACCGCTTGTGCTAATGATGCTCTTGGTTGGCATTACCTACTGGATCAGTCATATCATGGAAGGAGAGGCCACATCCCGGCCGCTGCGACATGATCCGGATTACATCATCTCGCACTTCAAGGTGCGGCGATTTGATGTCAATGGCATGCTACAGCACACGCTAATTGCCGAAAAAATGACGCATTATCCTGATGACGACACGACACTTGTGATCAGCCCTCATCTCATCAACCATCGACATCCGCAAACCGAGATTTTTGCGCAGCAAGCGCTTGTCAGCAAAGACTCGAAAGAAGTCGACTTTATCAATGACGTTCGCGTGGTGCGTCAGGGAATAGATACACAGGCACTTCCCACCATAATGGAAACCCGCCTGCTCAAGATTTTTCCCGATGATGAAGCTGGCTACACCTTAACGCCAGTCATTATTACCCAGGGCAAGAGCATCATCAACGGCAGCCGTCTCGAGCTCGACAACAAATCCGGTATTTCGGTGCTACATGGCCGTGTGACCGGCACCCTTTACCGCAACCAGGCCACCTCGCCATGA
- a CDS encoding FKBP-type peptidyl-prolyl cis-trans isomerase, which yields MNQTTTASGLKIEDVIEGSGEQACAGQTVTVHYTGWLTDGRKFDSSKDRNEPFEFLLGGRRVIAGWDEGVVGMKIGGTRTLTIPADLGYGARGAGGVIPPNATLVFEVELLGLS from the coding sequence ATGAATCAAACAACGACTGCCAGTGGCTTGAAGATTGAAGACGTCATTGAAGGCAGTGGCGAACAAGCGTGTGCCGGGCAAACCGTCACGGTGCATTACACGGGCTGGCTCACGGATGGGCGCAAGTTTGATTCAAGTAAAGACCGCAATGAGCCTTTCGAGTTTTTACTGGGCGGGCGTCGAGTCATTGCAGGTTGGGATGAAGGTGTAGTCGGCATGAAAATTGGGGGCACACGTACGTTGACTATTCCTGCTGATCTCGGCTACGGCGCACGGGGTGCCGGCGGGGTTATTCCACCGAATGCAACCTTGGTGTTCGAGGTGGAACTGCTCGGGTTATCCTGA
- a CDS encoding monovalent cation:proton antiporter family protein, whose product MIVANYNHHPPTFFPVMTDTLPLVLLLLAAAVAVVALFRTLGLPPIMGYLLVGTVMGPHALGWVPDTSQTRHLAEFGVVFLMFSIGLEFSLARLYRMKRIVFGLGAAQVVVSTLVAMLLARLLGVPWLAGIALGGALAMSSTAILSKLLADRGELDAPHGREVIGVLLFQDIAVVPLLVLIPALMQPVEAMAQALLLAGLKAALLLGLVLFVGQRVLSAWFYRVARTKSSELFMLNVLLITLGMAWLTEQAGLSLALGAFTAGMLIGETDYRIQVAEDIKPFRDVLLGLFFVSIGMRLDLTQLASEWPKVIGLLVALLGLKLAIVGGFSRWLGSLPGTALRSGLWLCAGGEFGFVVLARSGEVGLLTPLQWQPVLAALVLSLLLGPLVVQFSDRLVFRFVASEWLMRSMQLTQIAAQSLTTDKHAILCGFGRTGQHLARFLEVEGISFMALDPDPERVRAATAAGEAVSWGDGTRKEMLLAAGLARASVVIITFADVAAALRVIHRVRELRPEVPIVSRARNEEDMEKLYAAGAAEVVPEALESSVMLATHALALSGIPMHKVIKRLREMREQHYALLRGFFHGATDVSDQLTDADQPRLHAVTLTPGAWIIGHCVADLDLEKVGVGITAIRRRSQRGLKPQPSLELIEGDVVVLLGTAAAVVAGEDALLRGKLK is encoded by the coding sequence ATGATAGTGGCAAATTATAACCACCACCCACCGACATTTTTCCCAGTGATGACCGATACCTTGCCCCTTGTTTTATTGTTACTGGCTGCGGCGGTTGCGGTCGTTGCGCTCTTTCGTACGCTGGGCTTGCCGCCCATCATGGGTTATCTGCTCGTGGGCACAGTCATGGGGCCGCATGCGTTGGGGTGGGTGCCTGACACCTCGCAAACACGCCATCTGGCCGAGTTTGGCGTGGTGTTTCTGATGTTTTCCATTGGCTTGGAATTTTCGCTAGCGCGTTTGTATCGCATGAAGCGCATCGTTTTTGGCTTGGGTGCTGCCCAGGTTGTGGTGTCCACGCTAGTGGCCATGTTGCTGGCTCGGCTGCTGGGTGTACCGTGGCTCGCAGGGATTGCCTTGGGTGGCGCTTTGGCGATGTCATCCACGGCGATTTTGTCCAAACTGCTGGCAGATCGTGGTGAGCTGGATGCACCGCATGGTCGCGAAGTGATCGGCGTTTTACTGTTTCAGGATATCGCCGTGGTGCCTTTACTGGTGTTGATTCCCGCGTTGATGCAACCGGTGGAGGCCATGGCCCAAGCCCTGTTGCTGGCTGGCTTAAAAGCCGCCTTGCTGCTTGGCTTGGTGTTGTTTGTCGGGCAACGTGTGCTCTCCGCCTGGTTTTATCGCGTTGCACGCACCAAATCCAGCGAGTTATTCATGCTGAATGTGTTGCTGATTACCTTGGGCATGGCCTGGTTGACAGAGCAGGCAGGTTTATCCTTGGCCCTAGGGGCGTTTACCGCCGGTATGCTCATTGGCGAGACTGATTATCGCATTCAGGTCGCCGAAGACATCAAGCCATTTCGCGACGTGTTGTTAGGTTTGTTTTTTGTTTCTATCGGCATGCGCCTCGACTTGACGCAGCTCGCCAGTGAATGGCCCAAGGTGATCGGCCTTTTGGTCGCTTTGCTCGGTTTGAAGCTGGCGATTGTCGGCGGATTTTCGCGCTGGCTGGGTAGCTTGCCGGGCACGGCATTGCGTAGTGGATTGTGGTTATGTGCCGGTGGCGAGTTTGGTTTTGTCGTGCTCGCACGCAGTGGCGAAGTGGGTTTGCTCACGCCACTGCAATGGCAGCCTGTGCTGGCGGCGCTGGTGCTCTCCTTGTTGCTGGGGCCGTTGGTGGTGCAGTTTTCTGACCGTTTGGTGTTTCGTTTTGTGGCCTCTGAATGGCTGATGCGCTCGATGCAGCTCACCCAGATTGCCGCGCAATCGCTGACCACGGATAAGCATGCAATTCTTTGTGGGTTTGGACGCACTGGCCAGCATCTGGCACGCTTTCTTGAAGTGGAAGGCATTTCGTTCATGGCGCTGGACCCCGACCCTGAACGAGTCCGTGCGGCAACCGCAGCAGGTGAAGCGGTGTCATGGGGCGATGGAACGCGCAAAGAGATGTTGCTCGCAGCAGGGTTGGCGCGGGCCAGTGTGGTCATCATCACCTTTGCCGATGTTGCCGCCGCGTTGCGTGTGATACATCGGGTGCGTGAATTGCGGCCAGAGGTGCCCATTGTCTCGCGTGCCCGCAACGAAGAGGACATGGAAAAACTCTACGCGGCAGGCGCGGCAGAAGTGGTGCCTGAGGCGTTAGAGTCCAGCGTCATGTTGGCCACCCATGCGCTGGCGCTTTCGGGCATTCCGATGCACAAAGTGATCAAGCGTCTGCGTGAAATGCGCGAACAGCACTATGCGCTGTTACGCGGTTTTTTTCATGGCGCGACGGATGTCAGTGATCAACTGACGGATGCCGATCAGCCGCGTCTGCATGCCGTGACCTTGACGCCTGGCGCATGGATCATTGGTCATTGCGTGGCTGATCTTGATCTCGAAAAAGTCGGCGTTGGTATTACGGCGATTCGACGCCGCTCTCAGCGTGGTTTGAAACCACAACCGTCGCTAGAGTTGATCGAAGGCGATGTGGTGGTGCTGCTGGGAACGGCGGCAGCGGTTGTGGCGGGCGAGGATGCCCTGCTGCGTGGCAAGCTGAAATGA
- a CDS encoding KpsF/GutQ family sugar-phosphate isomerase, whose protein sequence is MNQTLSATDRNNHALAMGRRVLEIEAAAVAALALRLGDEFKAAVALILETHGRVIVSGLGKSGHVARKIAATLASTGTPAYFVHAAEAVHGDLGMITHGDVLVALSNSGENDELLTIVPLVKRLGGRLIAITGNAASSLAQAADVHLDARVDQEACPLNLAPTASTTAALALGDALAVALLDARGFGEEDFARSHPGGALGRKLLTHVSDVMQTNVPSVIMAQPVPIALSAMTQGGMGMVVVYADAASTGTNANAAPVGIFTDGDLRRAMARLGDLRTIAVSDVMTPNPRSIEARRLAVEAVEMMEMHKVNQLLVVDDQGRLCGALNMHDLFRAKVV, encoded by the coding sequence ATGAACCAAACTCTCTCAGCCACTGACCGGAATAATCATGCCCTTGCCATGGGCCGCCGCGTTCTGGAAATCGAAGCCGCCGCCGTAGCGGCGCTGGCGCTTCGCTTGGGTGATGAATTCAAGGCGGCAGTTGCGTTGATACTCGAAACCCATGGCCGAGTGATTGTCAGTGGGCTAGGTAAATCGGGTCACGTGGCGCGCAAAATTGCCGCCACGCTTGCCAGTACCGGCACACCAGCTTATTTTGTGCACGCCGCTGAAGCCGTGCATGGTGATCTGGGCATGATCACCCATGGTGATGTGCTCGTTGCTTTATCCAACTCAGGTGAGAATGACGAACTACTCACCATCGTGCCACTGGTTAAGCGGCTTGGCGGGCGGCTTATCGCCATCACAGGCAATGCAGCCTCCTCACTCGCCCAAGCGGCGGATGTGCACCTCGATGCCCGCGTCGACCAAGAAGCCTGCCCGTTGAATCTAGCCCCCACAGCCAGCACAACCGCTGCGCTGGCGCTGGGGGATGCGCTGGCGGTCGCGCTGTTAGATGCACGCGGTTTTGGCGAAGAAGACTTTGCCCGCTCGCACCCTGGCGGTGCCCTGGGACGCAAGCTGCTCACCCATGTGAGCGATGTCATGCAAACCAATGTCCCCAGCGTGATCATGGCGCAACCTGTACCCATCGCACTTTCCGCCATGACTCAGGGGGGAATGGGCATGGTCGTGGTGTATGCGGATGCTGCCAGCACTGGCACTAACGCCAACGCCGCGCCCGTGGGTATTTTTACCGACGGCGACTTACGCCGCGCGATGGCGCGCCTGGGCGATTTACGCACTATTGCAGTAAGCGACGTCATGACGCCCAACCCCCGCAGCATCGAGGCTCGCCGGTTAGCGGTAGAAGCGGTGGAGATGATGGAAATGCACAAGGTAAACCAGCTACTTGTTGTCGATGACCAAGGCAGACTTTGCGGCGCACTGAATATGCACGATTTGTTTCGCGCCAAAGTGGTCTGA